The Paludibacter jiangxiensis DNA window AAGACTTTTGAGAAAGATGGGATTATCCGTTTGGACGAAAAAAAGGTCTCCATTTTGAACAGAGACCTTTTGGTAGAAATCAGCAAGCGGGGCTGAATATCTTTTAATACATCGTATAAATAAACACCAGACTTATCACTGCTATAAATATCCACAGCAGTATTCCAAGTATCAGCGGCCTGAAACCTACGGCTTTTAGCGTTTCCCTTGTCAGTCCGGCGCCGATAAAGAAAAGCGTAAGTGTCAACATGCGTCGGGAAAGGAAGGTGATATTGCTTGTTAGCGCCTCAGGCAGTGAGAAATAGGAGTTGATAACCATAGCGCATATAAACAGGAAAATAAACCAAGGAATTGAAATTTTTCGCCCTTTCGCTTTGAAATAGAAAATAGAAAATACCGATAACGGAATAATCCACAAGGCACGGGTCAGCTTAACTGTTGTGGCTACTTTCAGGGCCTCTTCTCCATATGTAGCCCCGGCACCCACTACCGAGCTTGTGTCGTGAATAGCAATTGCTGACCATAGACCAAACTGATGTTCGGAAAGATGAAGCCAATGTCCGAACGGAGGAAAAATGAACAACGCAATGGCATTCAGTACGAAGATGGTTGCAAGCGAGATTGACATTTCGCCATCTTTTGCTT harbors:
- a CDS encoding YeiH family protein yields the protein MKSTYQSVAYIVLGLLCLFPFVTAPVALIAGIIFALSIGTPWMKVNKKASKYLLQISVVGLGFGMNLGDSLRAGSDGMIFTLVSVGSVMLIGVLAGKWLKVERVPSYLIASGTAICGGSAIAAVGPIAKAKDGEMSISLATIFVLNAIALFIFPPFGHWLHLSEHQFGLWSAIAIHDTSSVVGAGATYGEEALKVATTVKLTRALWIIPLSVFSIFYFKAKGRKISIPWFIFLFICAMVINSYFSLPEALTSNITFLSRRMLTLTLFFIGAGLTRETLKAVGFRPLILGILLWIFIAVISLVFIYTMY